The following proteins come from a genomic window of Lemur catta isolate mLemCat1 chromosome 4, mLemCat1.pri, whole genome shotgun sequence:
- the LOC123636435 gene encoding 40S ribosomal protein S24-like, which yields MNDTVTIQTRKFMTNQILQRKQIVIDVLHPGKATVTKTEIRKKLARYTRPHQMSSVFGFRTHSGGGKTPGFGMIYDFLDHAKKNGPNHRLARHGLYEKKKTSRKQRKERKNRMKKVRGTAKANVGGDKRPKE from the coding sequence ATGAACGACACAGTGACTATCCAGACCAGGAAATTCATGACCAACCAAATACTTCAGAGGAAACAAATTGTCATCGATGTCCTTCACCCTGGAAAGGCAACAGTAACAAAGacagaaattaggaaaaaactGGCAAGATATACAAGACCACACCAGATGTCATCTGTATTTGGATTCAGAACTCACTCTGGTGGTGGCAAGACACCTGGCTTTGGCATGATTTATGATTTCTTGGATCATGCAAAGAAAAATGGACCCAACCATAGGCTTGCAAGGCATGGCCTGTACGAGAAGAAAAAGACATCAAGAAAGCAGCGAAAGGAACGCaagaacagaatgaagaaagtCAGAGGGACTGCAAAGGCCAATGTTGGTGGTGACAAAAGGCCAAAGGAGTAA